tcttgtaGTCTCTTTGTTCGATTTAAGTTTATTTATCTTTTCAAATTGTTTTCGCTTCGTTTCGGTATCTCAAAGTATTTCCCTTTTAAATTCTCATTATTCAAGAGTTAAAATTAACTTAGATGAATTTAAAGtaaaaattttatctaaaatACATGATTTatcaaactaaaattttaatcCCGTAAGAATAAGAAACTAAAAACCCAAATCCATTTCTACTAAACTTGGAAAGAAAATATTGTGAAAATGAAAACCAATTTGAGTCATTCACATTGAATGATCTTTTGTCCACAAGTTAAAAACTTTGTTATTTAAATCCAGttgatgttatttttattaatttataattaatataattatttatattataaaaatatttttatatttaaaattgtgaaaataatttaaaattattatttaaaaattagtaAAATGAGAGTTAttggttttttttatttatttaaaaatattaagtttaaactttaaaatttaataattctaCAGTTATTTCATTCTactttttaaactttaaaatttaagaGCAATTTTAATactgttattttttaaaattttattggtactacattttaaaataaataaattttttttagtaaTTATATAACTagcaaaatatattttaattaatcataagagttaaattttaaaatttagaaaatataaagaataaattcttaaaaataaaacacattgattaaattctaaatttataaaatgtaaaagggtttatataatttaattttttaaacaatttaaaattttataaataatatgtaaaaattctaaaataaaatcaaGAAATGAACATGGGATTCTACAAATCAAAAAGGATAAATTGATTGGTGAACTCGGCCTTCACTTTCTTTTTTCTTGAAAAGGACCCAAATatgtcaccaaaaaaaaaaaaaaaaaggaaaaagaggaTCCAGATCGATAGTGTGTAGGTTAGTTGGATGACATCGCATTTTCCTTAGCATGGTAATGTATGGTTGGGTTAGCTTAGCCCCGAAGGACCCTTAATTTCCAAACCTCGGCGTTGACCACTCTAAACGCCCTTATTTTAGTTAACCCACACGTTCCTTCACCGCTTAATCTCCACCGCCCATCTTATTCTGCCCTATAAAACCACCCCCTTTTCCACCCTTTTCATTCACAACTCAACGCCGAAAAAGAACCCAGTCTTTTGATCTCTGCCCCAAAGCAAAAAGTTCTCATCTTTTACAATCACAGCTACTGCTTATTTATTTTCATGGCTCAAGGAGATTCTAACTTCCGGCAAGACATGGTATTTTCATTAAAgctttcttctctctctctctctctctttattTGTTCTTTTGTTGGGTTTTTATGTATTTTgggttttcctttttttttttttttaaattgatttgtttttgtattgttttttatttgaatttgaaaGGCTAAAGAGGAAGAAGAACAGAGGCTGAAATACTTGGAATTCGTGCAAGTAGCCGCCGTTCACGCCGCTTTGTGCTTCACCAACCTTTACCTTTACGCTAAGGAAAGATCGGGGCCGTTGAAACCTAGCGTCGAGACCGTTGAGGGAACGGTTAAGTGCGTGGTTGGACCGGTTTATGATAAATACCATGATGTCCCTGTTGAATTCCTTAAATTCGTTGATTCCAAGGTAATATGATCTCTTcgtttttattcaatttggtttcTTTCATTTCATAGGCAATGACTATAAGTAAATTCTGTGTACATGACTTTGAAATTGAAATTCTGGGTTGGTGTTGGGGTAATTGGCATTTGGAAAATGCCTTTCAAAAATGTGATTCAAAACTGGTAATGGTTTAGTTGCAAAATTGTGGGCTTGTTAGTTTTGATTCGAACCTGAAAATCGGATTAATGAGAATCCAAATTCAAATGCCTTGAAATCTATATCCAGAATAACACAAACTAGAGTTGAAGCAATCCAAATTCAAAATGAGTTTAATCCAAAATGATTCaaaaattttgtatgttttaGTTTAACTAAAATTACTGAAACTATTTTTGCTCAAATCTTTGATTGCCAAGAAAGAAAGGTAGTACCCAAAGATTGATCCTTTGTTTTTATTGCAGGTGGGTGAATCAGTGACCAAGCTTGATCGTCGAGTCCCTCCAGTCATCAAACAGGTCTCAACCGAAGCCATCTCTGCAGCCCAAAAGGCTCCCGAGGTTGCTCGTGGCGTGGCTTCCGAAGTCCACCGTGCTGGAGTGGTGAACACCGCCTCAGGATTAGCAAAATCAGTGTATACCAAGTATGAACCCACAGCAAAACAGCTTTATGCGAAGTATGAACCCAAAGCTGAACAATGTGCGGTTTCAGCTTGGCGTAAACTCAACAAGCTCCCTCTCTTCCCTCAAGTTGCCTCGGTCGTTGTCCCAACAGCTGCTTATTGCAGCGACAAGTATAACGAGACAGTGGTTAGCAGTGCAGAGAAAGGGTACAAGGTTGCCTCCTATTTGCCTTTGGTTCCTACTGAGAAGATCGCTAAGGTGTTTGGTGAACAGACGACTGAAATGGAGCCATTGGTATCTGAGAGTTGATCTGCTTTGAATCTTGTTTACGTTGGCTATGACTTGTGAATATAATCTGGACctgttttatgtttttacttgtGACTGTCTCTTGTGATGGATGGAACAATGGGTTttagttttcatgtttgtttTTGTTGTATTTTAgttttattgaaataaatttgTTTTTGATGGGattgtttatattttatattctGGGGTTTGAGTCTGCAAATTTGttcttaatttgatcaatttagtTTGACTTGCTTGAATAGATGCTTCCTTTTGATTTGTTTTGAAGCCTCTACACGTATATGTTGTGAAAGTATGTTCTATAATTAAAAATAACGTAGACTCACCCCCTTTAGATGGTACTCGGTGCAATAATCTAAAAAGTGGAGACTATTCTCTCAAATCCCTGCTGTTAAAACGACTAGAGATGCTATTCTTGGGACCAAACACCTTATAAAAAATTAAGCTCTTCGCATGGAGACTGGGGCATGATCATTTTTCACCGACGTGGTCGTCCTGTAATCTGAGGTATTGAGCATACCGATAGAATGCCATACATGCGTTGAGAGACTGAAAGGTTTCTAATGGTATCCTTAAACTAGCCGGTATTGATGACAATTTGCTAAAATTTTGAAGTTACAAAGTGTATTTACTGGTTAGAGAATTTTATGAGATTGTTAGACAGTGAGGCTTTTACAAGTTTTGGTAGTCTTATTACGACGTATATGGAATGTTGGAGCTTAGAAGCAATAAGCTAATAAATGGGAAGTTTACACTCCCACATAAAGGCTCGCGGAAGGGACATCATGGTACGTAATTTGAGTAGAAAAGTGATGCTTCCGCACCAGGCAACAGTTGTTAATTTGTATGCATCTATTAGATTGAAAGTGAAGATCAATGTTAATACTGCTTTCATTGAAAAGGAACAAGGGGCGGAATTGGGTGCTATTGCGAGGGATGACGATGAGCTGGTCATGTCATGGGTGGCTGTGCATGCAAGTGTCACGGGATTATAATTTTAGTTTAGAAAATAGCGCACATTAAACGGTTTCTTTGCTTCAAATCCGCCACTCGAAAAGACAGTGGTTTGAATTGAACGAAAAAGCCACAAGAAAATAATATACAAGAAATGAAGTGGAGGATTCTATTTATAATTGAACTCCTTTAAATCTAACTGTATCTATCCATGGTTTCATGAATCGAGTcaatttaaataagttaaatgaatcTCATTTAATTAGTTAATGTCTATTAAATGTTTTTTATATATGTTTAAATCCACAATTCGTAACACAAATAAGAAGAGATTTAGGGTGTGATATGATGCCTAAGCTTGAGGGGTACTAAAGATTTAAAGTTTAGAGATATTTGCAATTTTTAAGCTTAAAAATTCTACTCCAAGACTTGTCAATATTAGAAACACTGAATGGGGATGAGTGAAAGAGGATGGAACATGGATGGGGTTACGAATAATAACTAAAAGTTTGGTTTTTAAATATAagcattaaattttatttaatatttataaataattaacctaaattcatttaattctacttattatttttaattttaaaaatatattttttatctaatatttacttcataatattataattttcaatCTATGATATAAATTTCTTATTATataaaagaattgaaaataaGTAAAGCTCCAACCTTAAatgctaaaattcaattttgctTTGTTTTTTTTGCTTTGAGTAATTTTTTGttcttttatgttttttcttttttttttaattttcattttcttcagcttctccttttatttttccattctccatctcttttaaagtaaaagaaaaaattaaatttctcaaaatgaaaaaaattaaagactaattgtataattaatttaaaatttttatttcaaataatgaTTTAACGTGTCACATTAATTTATATTAGACTATTAATGACAATTAACATTAAgtgattaaaatattataatacgataatataagtgattaaaatataatattttaaatataaataattaaaatataatctaagagaaataaaaattactatttttgatACTTTACCTATAATAATATTAATCTCCGATATTTCAATTCCATGACAATGTCACGACGACGACGCCGTAGAAAATGACCAAAAGACTTATAACCCCACTGTCgggaagggtttttttttttttgaatgcgtGCTTGCTTCTTGAATCTTCACTCACTCATTGTTTCACAAACAAGCAAGTCCTTTACAGATCATCTTTCTCTCTCTCATTTTCCACTTGAGCATTttatttgccttttttttttccctCCGAAGTTTGCTTTTTTTGCAGATCAAGGAAGAAAGTTATGGCAGAAGAAGAAACTGAACTGAGCGACAAGCAAAAGAAAGAGATCGCCAAATGGTTCCTCCTCAATGCTCCCGCAGGCGAAATCCAGTACGTCGCCAAaggtttctctctctctctctccaatGTCGTTTTGAAGTGTTGCGTTTCCTGTTTCCTTTGccttcttttctctctctctctctttttttgttgttgttcagTTTGATGAATTAGTTCTACTTTCTATCTCGTTTTCTGGATCCACATTCGATTCGTGTCGATCGATTTCTGTTTTAGTGCTTTCTTcttgatttttacttttttttcttgcAGATTTAAAATCCGTTTTGAATAATGATGACGTCTACGATGAGGCGGCATCGGAAGCATTTCCTGTTTATAACAAATCTCACATGATTTGCCTCGAAATGCCTGGTAGATTCGGAGATGTCAGTCCTGGAAATCCCTACTATATTCTGTTTCAGTGTTAATAATTTGTAGCTTAGAGTTAGGTTTCTAGTAAAACTAAGTCAATTCAGTTGGATAGTTTTCAGCATTGCTAGTGGCTAagtgtatttaaatgttataagTAGGACTGCTAGAAACAGCTTTCGTCTACTTCATGCATATCGTTTTCGTGAGTGACATTTGTTATCGGGAATTGCCTTCCTTTAGTGTGTAGTTTAAGTTGATTACGTGTGAGAAATACAACTCTTCGTAATTGGTTTATTGCGGTAAGGCTAACTTTCCGAATGCTGGAGGTTTATATGGCATTTTACTACCTTGATTGACCACTACCGCAGTGAGTATACATCATTATGTTTAAGACTCTTCATTTTTAAGGTTTCCCAGGTAGGATTTTGGGCTCTTTTTCACATGGTTATGGTCCATAAGTCATCCAATTAACTCAATTTCTCATGTTGGCTTGTTATTCTTATCGAATATGAGAATGGTTTCGATATCCAGTCTGTTAGTTCAGATGCCGATTCCATGTAGTTTGGTTTTAAAACAGAGCTGATTGTCTCAATGCTTTTTTCCAATCGAATTTTAGGTGCTGGTTACATCATATGGGGAGCTTCAGGGTAATGAGTATCTAGACCCCAAGACTGCCCAAGTTGCCATAGTTGACCATGTCAAACAGGTACCTTTCTGCCTTATGCATATTGTGATTGAAAACTATCAATGCCATTTAATAGCAGAGAACCTTTGCTGTGATATCATTTCCTGAACTTGAAGTTTTTAATGTCAAGTGGATTACAGGATGGGAATGACCCTGTGGATGTGAAACTTAGCAATTAATGTGTATGATTTAGTTTAGATGTTTATATCATGTTGTGCTAAATTGGTTCAGGTTTGTACAGAGGTTAGACCTGCCAGTGATGAGGAACTTCCCACTCCATATGTTGAGGAATACCGGTATGATTTTACCACTGTGGTGGCATTATAATATCTATAATTGATTTCTTATGAACTAATTCAAGTATCTCTATCTGAAATCTAATTAGGTGATTAACTTCTCCATAGATCTAATTTAATCCGTGTTTGCTTTCACCAGCTAGCTGAAATTAGCAAAATCCTAAGTTCCTATTGACATCTAGACTTGTCAATTCTGACCCGGACCCAAACCTGACACAACTTGATCTGACTATAGAAAGTCAACACCACTACTCGCTAAACCCAAACCCAAACTGATTCGTGCCCAAAATAACTTAAACAAGTAACCTGAAATGATCCAAACCCATAATGACCCAACCCAAGAAACCAAAGCCTCAGAATGGCCTAACCCAAAATTGCAAAATGAAAAGGACCCAAAATTTTAGAATTGGATTAGACCAGTTTCTGCTTGATCCAATCTAAACCAATCCGACCTGCTCAAAATGATTTGTTTGAGGAAACTATGTCCAATTCCAAGCCTATAGGATATTACCTTTTTGTTACTGTTGGTCCTTTGCCTACTTGTCAGAGATGGGATAAATGTCTTGGAGTCTAAGGTTTCAGGGTTTTAGACTTTTAGTTTTAGATGGGTTTTGACTGACTCCCTTCCTGGATTGATACTTAAGACTGTGCGAGGAACATAaacatgtatttatttattttattgccattAATAAGTTCAAGAAGTTTACATTATAAGGAAAATTTTCTACCCATTATGGTTTTCATCATCATTGCTGAAACTAGCATGCTTCATGAAGAGAAAAAATCCATAGTTTCTGCTTGTATGGCCTGCTCTTGCTCCCGTTTTGGAACTCATAGAAAACGAATGGCATTAGGGCTCACTTCATCATGTAGTTCTTTAATTACTACTTATAATTAATTCCTATTCTTTGTTTACAGATGTGCTCTGGAAGCAGAAATGCTGAAGTATGTTGGTGAAGCTTATCCAAAAGGTTCTTGTTCAGTTTACTGTATTAATGGAAAAGATGTGGAGGGACCTGGATATGATTTTGAACTTGTTGCAGTGATTTCTGCTGCTAGACTTAGCCCACAGAATTTCTGGTGCGTAAGATCTTTTAGACCACAATGTAGTAGTAGCTTTGCTACAGCAATTGCATATTGTATAATTGACTAACAATTTTTATTACCCATCAGTATTGAATATGTAGGAAAGTATGATTGTTTATATTCTAATAATGGTTTTTGGCATTTTGTAATAGTACTGGAAGTTGGCAGTCGATATGGAAAATTGAGTGCAAAGATGATATTCAAGTTCTGGAATTAAAAGGCAAATTTCAGGTATTACAATATTTCTCATGATTTAGTGCATGGCATATTTTTGTTCTTGTTTCTTTAGCTTCATCATTCGTTCCTCCTATACCTGTCATTTTCCTTTTATTATTTACAAGTGATATTCAAGCTTGTGCCCCTATTTCTTCCTGCATTTCTGATCTGAGCTCACAAAGTTACATAAACCTATAATAAGTCAGTTCTCTATCTTTTCAGGTGGGTGCGCACTATTTTGAAGAGGGAAATGTGCAATTAGATGCAAAACATGAATGTAGAGATTCTACAATGTTTCAGGTTAGTACAAAATAACATGCTTTTTTAACATTGTTTCTGTTTTTCACCACATTATTTTCTCCTTTGGTTCATTCTTCCTTGCAATAGAATTTGAATTCGTTCTTTCTGCTTTTGACTATTTTTATCTCTCATTTAACCATTTTGATATAACATATGAGAATGGTAATTGTCCTGAGCAAATATTCCTATGCGAAAGCTTGTGAAGGATAGAAGTTCTTTAGTCATTATTTACAATGGGAGTTTATGATTTGTTGGCTCAGTGACTCCTAGCCCGTGTGATAACAAAAACGATAATTGGTTTCATATGGTTAAtgctatttttaatttttctgttTGTTTCAGTCCCCTGATGATAGTGCAATTGCCATAGCCAGTTTAATTCGCCACCATGAGACAGAGTACCTGGCATCTCTTGAGGTTGTTTTCAATGTTTGGTTAATTTCAATTCCTTGTGCTTCCTACCGTTATCTACTGACAGTTGAGGTATAACGCAGGCATCCTATTTGAATTTGCCAGATGCCACTTTCAAGGTATGTCTGAGGAAACCTTTGCAATTAAGTTAGGTTATTTACGCCGTTTTCAGATTCATGTTTCAACATTAGATCTGTTATACATTGTGTTTTATTTAACGAATAGTTAATGCTCAGTCATTCTAGCTTACTTCATGTTTCATATTATACATTTGGTGTGCATGTTCCCATTGGTTAAATCCTAAtatcattttctgattttcgtcaaaaagtaatatgGCCACGGTGCCCTACTTGGAGTTATGCTAATATTGACAATTCTAGCTTATAATATGCCCATATGGAGCTTTATTAAGTCTCTACTTTAGGAATCCTTGAAAACAGAAACACTGCTCTTAAAACTTCTTATATGCAATGCAGGATCTTCGGAGGAAACTTCCAGTTACTCGGACCTTATTTCCATGGCATAGCACTTCGCAATTCAGCCTGACTAGAGAGATATCAAAAGAGCTTGGAATCGGGAAGTGACTAGATCATACCTGAAGGCATAAAGTGCAttcttttatgcataaaattgAGTTCTAGGAATACTCATTCAACGGCCTGCCTGTATGGTTTGTGCAGTTTTGAGAGTTTACAACTCTTCTTTGCCTGCCTGTATCCTTTGTTTGGTGTGCAAGTTGTGTTCTCGCCTAAGAGTGAAATATGTTGGTGTGCTATACCGCTTCATTCTTTACAAGCCGTGTGTAGCATTGCTTTGTTATAGTTACTACATTTTCATGTACTAGTGATGTTTGTGGAAATTTTGGGTACAGATATATATGCCTGAAATTGTATGCTCAGGTTCAGTCTTATAGACCCATGGCAAAGTAGTTACATATTAAATTGTAGATTGTATCATTTTGCTATTATCAAGTATTAATTCACTGGCTAAAACAAAACAGTAATAATTCAGTTATAGAATAAaggtttaaaaaaattaaaaagaataaaataaaataaaggaaaatgcaaaaaaaaagagagtagGAAATAAAATGAAGGAAAAATTGCAAGGTATAGgaaattaaataaggaaaatgcaaaaaaaaaaaaaaagagagagagagagagaaaaggaaaaaaatggagaatagagtaagatttaaaaaatgtaaaaaaaaataaaataaaattatttccaTTGCCGGGAATTGAACCCGGGTCTCCTGGGTGAAAGCCAGATATCCTAACCACTGGACGACAATGGATTGTTGATAAATGGTATCCAAATGTGATACATATTATAAGAGCTGCGCCTAGTTCACCCAGTCGTCGCAGAGACTACCTCGATCGAGCCAACATAAGCCTACAAAacaccattcggccaacctttGAATTTTTGGCTTGAGATTCACGTTTCTGGCATTCCAAcactaccaaagctctttttatATCTTGTTGCATATCTTCACTTCGAAATTCCGTTACCGTCAAGTGCTTGATTAATTGCCCACGCCATTCCATGGCACGGAAGACCAAGCACATAGCATCCAAACGAAAACGGACCGGTGGTGAGTCGTCACATACTCAACTACCAGCCAATGCCATTTGATAGGCGCTTCCAAACCCCACAATCCGGAGAGCACTTTTACGATTTTTATGCTCAGCTAACAGTGAAGCTAAATCGTGTGATTGACTTTAAATTCCTTCAAGCCTTTGAATTCTCATTCTATTCCCGCCAACGTACTAATGGATGGAGATCAAGCGAGCCTCCTTCCAATGCACAACCCTCGCATCTTCTTCGACCGTTCGGCACAAAGTACTCTACACTCTGAGATCTTGAGTATTGGTGGCTTAATGCCATCCGAACAGGTAGTCATCCTAACCTTGCCTATATCTTCTTGGACATGCTCCGAATTGTTCGCCGTCAAGAACAAGCATTGGTGTTTGGAATGGTTCTTACTCATTTATTTCACCAATTTGCATGGATAAACACCGTAAATAAGATGGGGTACAAAGAATCCAATGACGCTGGGGTTTGGGTTTGACGAGCAACACGAAAACCATGACGCTCCTCCACCTCTCGGAGATGATCTACCACCATCCAACGATGCACCATTCACTCCCGTTGatcctaaaaaaaaaatttggaaataAAGAAAATTTGCATGTGCATATTGCTTATGAATTTAATATGCAAATCTTAATAAACCAATCATTCATGTTTTGCTCTAATGCTTAGACATTGTTGAATACAAATGTGGAATATTATTGGATTAGTTACCGTTGAATGGAATTTCAAGAATGATTAGTAGTTTGAAAATATGTAAAtgatttaaaatgatttaaaggtttttttttttcaaaaaggcTTTATTCTAATAAacgata
This is a stretch of genomic DNA from Gossypium arboreum isolate Shixiya-1 chromosome 11, ASM2569848v2, whole genome shotgun sequence. It encodes these proteins:
- the LOC108474207 gene encoding REF/SRPP-like protein At3g05500; protein product: MAQGDSNFRQDMAKEEEEQRLKYLEFVQVAAVHAALCFTNLYLYAKERSGPLKPSVETVEGTVKCVVGPVYDKYHDVPVEFLKFVDSKVGESVTKLDRRVPPVIKQVSTEAISAAQKAPEVARGVASEVHRAGVVNTASGLAKSVYTKYEPTAKQLYAKYEPKAEQCAVSAWRKLNKLPLFPQVASVVVPTAAYCSDKYNETVVSSAEKGYKVASYLPLVPTEKIAKVFGEQTTEMEPLVSES
- the LOC108470756 gene encoding F-actin-capping protein subunit alpha codes for the protein MTKRLITPLSGRVFFFLNACLLLESSLTHCFTNKSRKKVMAEEETELSDKQKKEIAKWFLLNAPAGEIQYVAKDLKSVLNNDDVYDEAASEAFPVYNKSHMICLEMPGRFGDVLVTSYGELQGNEYLDPKTAQVAIVDHVKQVCTEVRPASDEELPTPYVEEYRCALEAEMLKYVGEAYPKGSCSVYCINGKDVEGPGYDFELVAVISAARLSPQNFCTGSWQSIWKIECKDDIQVLELKGKFQVGAHYFEEGNVQLDAKHECRDSTMFQSPDDSAIAIASLIRHHETEYLASLEASYLNLPDATFKDLRRKLPVTRTLFPWHSTSQFSLTREISKELGIGK